In Kogia breviceps isolate mKogBre1 chromosome 19, mKogBre1 haplotype 1, whole genome shotgun sequence, a single genomic region encodes these proteins:
- the CXCL16 gene encoding C-X-C motif chemokine 16 isoform X1, with protein MRDWIPVRRTRARKVKASRRRRNLRRSGRRKRKPLRNRLDVRLRSTSGSQAGRGWPEMMLGWELRFPFLLLFLARHTPPGDGNEGSIAGSCPCNRRISSHSPPNDQYMGHLRKYLKAYQHCSNYVRFQLSLGNVCGGSSDGWVQELMRCFDREECGRAHARSVARQGHVPPRSTQVPEPTEKTPSATGTPAQKYLPSTQQPTQRPTPPEEAPSLDRKLIHTNETNAYTLGHRLGARPGARGNQKQLEENVAPAAGTSAMVLVLSLLGIVFLLTGALLYMLCRKRREQSLQCPPDLHRHYVHVAADTNA; from the exons ATGCGTGACTGGATCCCGGTGCGCCGGACCCGAGCCCGGAAAGTGAAAGCCTCTCGAAGGAGGAG AAATCTCAGGCGTAGCGGGAGAAGGAAGCGAAAGCCATTGAGAAACCGGTTGGACGTCAGGCTCCGGAGCACGTCTGGGAGTCAGGCAGGGCGAGGCTGGCCCGAGATGATGCTGGGCTGGGAACTCCGGTTCCCCTTTCTCCTACTCTTTCTAGCGCGCCACACGCCTCCAG GCGATGGCAATGAAGGTAGCATCGCTGGAAGTTGTCCCTGTAATAGAAGAATTTCTTCCCACTCCCCTCCTAACGATCAATACATGGGACATCTCCGAAAATACCTGAAAGCCTATCAACACTGCTCTAACTACGTCAG GTTCCAGCTATCCTTGGGAAATGTGTGTGGAGGCAGCAGTGACGGGTGGGTCCAGGAACTGATGCGCTGCTTTGATCGTGAAG AATGTGGACGTGCTCATGCCAGGAGTGTGGCCCGCCAGGGACATGTACCTCCCCGCAGCACCCAGGTTCCTGAGCCCACAGAAAAGACACCTTCAGCCACGGGTACTCCTGCACAGAAGTACCTGCCATCTACCCAGCAGCCTACCCAGCGGCCCACCCCTCCAGAAGAAGCACCTTCGTTGGACAGAAAGCTCATCCACACCAATGAGACTAACGCTTACACTTTGGGCCACCGTCTGGGGGCAAGGCCTGGGGCCAGGGGGAACCAGAAGCAGCTGGAAGAAAATGTGGCTCCTGCAGCTGGGACATCAGCCATGGTGCTGGTGCTGTCCCTCTTGGGCATCGTTTTCCTCCTCACTGGAGCCCTGCTCTACATGCTgtgcaggaagaggagggagcagtCACTGCAGTGTCCTCCAG attTGCACCGTCATTATGTGCATGTGGCAGCAGACACCAATGCTTAA
- the MED11 gene encoding mediator of RNA polymerase II transcription subunit 11: MATYSLANERLRALEDIEREIGAILQNAGTVILELSKEKTNERLLDRQAAAFTASVQHVEAELSAQIRYLTQVATGQPHEGSSYSSRKDCQMALKRVDYARLKLSEVARTCEQMLEN; this comes from the exons ATGGCTACCTACAGCTTGGCGAACGAGAGACTACGCGCCCTGGAAGACATCGAACGGGAAATTGGAGCCATTCTTCAGAATGCAG GTACAGTGATCTTGGAACTTTCCAAGGAAAAAACCAATGAGCGGCTCCTAGACCGACAGGCAGCGGCCTTCACCGCGTCGGTGCAGCACGTGGAGGCGGAGCTGTCGGCTCAGATCCGCTATCTcactcag GTGGCCACAGGGCAGCCCCATGAGGGCTCCAGCTACTCTTCGAGGAAGGACTGTCAGATGGCCCTGAAGCGAGTGGACTATGCTCGTCTCAAGCTCAGTGAGGTGGCTCGAACCTGTGAGCAGATGCTGGAAAACTAG
- the CXCL16 gene encoding C-X-C motif chemokine 16 isoform X2 codes for MMLGWELRFPFLLLFLARHTPPGDGNEGSIAGSCPCNRRISSHSPPNDQYMGHLRKYLKAYQHCSNYVRFQLSLGNVCGGSSDGWVQELMRCFDREECGRAHARSVARQGHVPPRSTQVPEPTEKTPSATGTPAQKYLPSTQQPTQRPTPPEEAPSLDRKLIHTNETNAYTLGHRLGARPGARGNQKQLEENVAPAAGTSAMVLVLSLLGIVFLLTGALLYMLCRKRREQSLQCPPDLHRHYVHVAADTNA; via the exons ATGATGCTGGGCTGGGAACTCCGGTTCCCCTTTCTCCTACTCTTTCTAGCGCGCCACACGCCTCCAG GCGATGGCAATGAAGGTAGCATCGCTGGAAGTTGTCCCTGTAATAGAAGAATTTCTTCCCACTCCCCTCCTAACGATCAATACATGGGACATCTCCGAAAATACCTGAAAGCCTATCAACACTGCTCTAACTACGTCAG GTTCCAGCTATCCTTGGGAAATGTGTGTGGAGGCAGCAGTGACGGGTGGGTCCAGGAACTGATGCGCTGCTTTGATCGTGAAG AATGTGGACGTGCTCATGCCAGGAGTGTGGCCCGCCAGGGACATGTACCTCCCCGCAGCACCCAGGTTCCTGAGCCCACAGAAAAGACACCTTCAGCCACGGGTACTCCTGCACAGAAGTACCTGCCATCTACCCAGCAGCCTACCCAGCGGCCCACCCCTCCAGAAGAAGCACCTTCGTTGGACAGAAAGCTCATCCACACCAATGAGACTAACGCTTACACTTTGGGCCACCGTCTGGGGGCAAGGCCTGGGGCCAGGGGGAACCAGAAGCAGCTGGAAGAAAATGTGGCTCCTGCAGCTGGGACATCAGCCATGGTGCTGGTGCTGTCCCTCTTGGGCATCGTTTTCCTCCTCACTGGAGCCCTGCTCTACATGCTgtgcaggaagaggagggagcagtCACTGCAGTGTCCTCCAG attTGCACCGTCATTATGTGCATGTGGCAGCAGACACCAATGCTTAA
- the ZMYND15 gene encoding zinc finger MYND domain-containing protein 15 isoform X2 — MEFVSGYRDEFLDFAALLFGWFRKFVAERGAVGTGLEGCRQQLEAQIRRLPQDRALWVLHVLPNRSVGVSLGQGAEAGRAPGLGAARLLGDELPLHLRDLSPYVSFVSLEDGEEEEEEEEEENGEEEGAGTERVGTEEDAEPAPTSRESPQEAKPPGEAKQEAGGGEVGCQEDRAEDEPGPERRKGQRREAAPLHLSCLLLVTDEHGTILGIDLLMDGGQGSAGRGSGTQNLAPRAYALLCHSMACPMGSGGPRKPRKLTVGDAQLHRELENLVPRLRVKLAKTPMRTWGPRPGFTFASLRARTCHVCHRHSFEVKLTPCPQCDAVLYCGEACLQADWKRRPDDVSHRFWCPRLAAFMERAGELATLPFTYTAEVTSETFNKEAFLASRGLTRGYWTQLSMLIPGPGTPGHPRGSTPSLSVLLSGPPYQLLQGDGPALMPPVPPDPPRALFGSWQDYYTWRGLSLDSPMAVLLTYPLTVYYVITHLVPRSFPELNIQNKQSLKIHVVEAGKEFDLIMVFWELLVLLPHVALELQFVGDSLPPESDQQHFTLQRDDLEVSVRPGSGVSARLSSGTKEKGGRRDLQIKVSARPYHLLQGPKPDLVIGRPGSQLLPVLLPSAGFNSGFGLKDTWLSSLPRLQSLRVPAFFTESSEYGCVMDDQTMAVATGGGTSPPQPNPFRSPFRLRAADNRMPWYCNAFIFHLVYKPPPGSWVRPAPGPAPPAPTPTTPPAPARRRRGGKKPGRGARRRR; from the exons ATGGAGTTTGTGTCCGGATACCGGGACGAGTTCCTTGATTTCGCTGCCCTCCTCTTTGGCTGGTTCCGCAAGTTCGTGGCCGAGCGTGGGGCCGTGGGGACCGGCCTGGAGGGCTGCCGGCAGCAGCTGGAGGCTCAGATCAGGAGGCTGCCCCAGGACCGCGCCCTCTGGGTGCTCCACGTCTTGCCCAACCGTAGTGTGGGCGTCAGCCTGGGGCAAGGGGCAGAGGCAGGCCGTGCACCAGGCCTGGGGGCTGCCCGGCTCCTGGGAGACGAGCTCCCACTCCACCTGCGGGACCTAAGCCCCTATGTCAGCTTTGTCAGCCTGGAGGacggcgaggaggaggaggaagaggaagaagaagagaatggaGAGGAGGAGGGTGCAGGCACCGAGAGAGTAGGAACAGAGGAGGATGCGGAGCCAGCCCCTACCAGCAGGGAGTCCCCACAGGAAGCAAAACCCCCAGGGGAGGCCAAGCAGGAGGCAGGAGGTGGCGAGGTTGGCTGCCAGGAGGACAGGGCAGAGGACGAACCAGGGCCTgagaggaggaagggacagaggagGG AGGCGGCCCCCCTGCACCTTTCCTGCCTCCTACTGGTGACGGACGAACACGGCACCATCTTGGGCATTGACCTGCTGATGGATGGAGGGCAGGGGAGTGCAGGCAGGGGCTCAGGGACACAGAACCTGGCTCCTCGGGCCTATGCTCTCCTCTGCCACAGCATGGCCTGCCCCATGGGCTCTGGAGGCCCCCGAAAGCCCCGAAAGCTTACCGTGGGAGACGCCCAGCTGCATCG GGAGCTGGAGAATCTGGTCCCAAGGCTGAGAGTGAAGCTAGCCAAGACCCCGATGCGGACATGGGGTCCCCGGCCCGGCTTCACCTTTGCATCCCTTCGGGCTCGCACCTGCCACGTCTGTCACAGGCATAGCTTTGAAGTGAAGCTAACCCCCTG CCCCCAGTGTGACGCTGTCTTGTACTGTGGAGAGGCTTGTCTGCAGGCTGACTGGAAGCGACGCCCAGATGACGTGAGCCACCGATTTTGGTGCCCAAGGCTTGCGGCCTTCATGGAGCGGGCCGGAGAACTGGCAACTCTGCCTTTTACCTACACCGCAG AGGTGACCAGTGAAACCTTTAACAAGGAGGCCTTCCTGGCCTCACGAGGCCTCACTCGTGGCTACTGGACCCAGCTCAGCATGCTGATTCCAGGCCCTGGCACCCCAGGGCACCCAAGGGGCAGCACGCCATCCCTCAGCGTTCTTCTCAGTG GACCTCCCTACCAGCTTCTTCAGGGGGATGGGCCTGCTCTGATGCCTCCTGTGCCCCCAGATCCACCCAGGGCCCTCTTTG GCTCGTGGCAGGATTACTACACATGGCGGGGCCTCAGTTTGGACTCCCCCATGGCTGTGCTTCTCACCTACCCGCTGACTGTGTACTACGTCATCACCCATCTGGTGCCCCGGTCCT TCCCTGAGCTCAACATCCAGAACAAACAGTCACTGAAAATCCATGTGGTGGAGGCTGGGAAGGAGTTTGACCTCATCATGGTGTTTTGG GAGCTCTTGGTCTTGCTCCCCCACGTGGCCCTGGAGCTGCAGTTTGTGGGTGACAGCCTGCCCCCTGAGAGTGACCAGCAGCATTTTACCCTGCAGAGG GATGACCTCGAAGTATCTGTCCGTCCTGGTTCCGGGGTATCAGCACGGCTCAGCTCTGGGACTAAGGAGAAGGGGGGCCGCAGGGACCTgcagatcaaggtgtctgcacggcCCTACCACCTGCTCCAGGGGCCCAAGCCTGACTTGGTTATCG gacgCCCTGGGAGCCAGCTTCTCCCTGTTCTCCTTCCCTCCGCAGGATTTAACTCTGGCTTTGGTCTAAAGGACACTTGGCTGAGCTCGCTGCCCCGGTTACAG TCCCTCCGGGTGCCGGCCTTCTTCACCGAGAGCAGCGAGTACGGCTGTGTGATGGACGACCAGACCATGGCGGTGGCCACGGGAGGGGGCACCAGCCCTCCACAGCCCAACCCTTTCCGCTCCCCCTTTCGCCTCAGAGCGGCGGACAACCGTATGCCCTG GTACTGCAACGCCTTCATCTTCCACCTGGTCTACAAGCCTCCGCCAGGGAGCTGGGTCCGCCCCGCGCCAGggcccgcgccccccgccccaaCTCCTACCACTCCTCCCGCCCCCGCCCGTAGGCGCCGAGGAGGAAAGAAACCTGGGAGGGGGGCCCGCCGGCGGAGGTGA
- the ZMYND15 gene encoding zinc finger MYND domain-containing protein 15 isoform X1: MEFVSGYRDEFLDFAALLFGWFRKFVAERGAVGTGLEGCRQQLEAQIRRLPQDRALWVLHVLPNRSVGVSLGQGAEAGRAPGLGAARLLGDELPLHLRDLSPYVSFVSLEDGEEEEEEEEEENGEEEGAGTERVGTEEDAEPAPTSRESPQEAKPPGEAKQEAGGGEVGCQEDRAEDEPGPERRKGQRREAAPLHLSCLLLVTDEHGTILGIDLLMDGGQGSAGRGSGTQNLAPRAYALLCHSMACPMGSGGPRKPRKLTVGDAQLHRELENLVPRLRVKLAKTPMRTWGPRPGFTFASLRARTCHVCHRHSFEVKLTPCPQCDAVLYCGEACLQADWKRRPDDVSHRFWCPRLAAFMERAGELATLPFTYTAEVTSETFNKEAFLASRGLTRGYWTQLSMLIPGPGTPGHPRGSTPSLSVLLSGPPYQLLQGDGPALMPPVPPDPPRALFGSWQDYYTWRGLSLDSPMAVLLTYPLTVYYVITHLVPRSFPELNIQNKQSLKIHVVEAGKEFDLIMVFWELLVLLPHVALELQFVGDSLPPESDQQHFTLQRDDLEVSVRPGSGVSARLSSGTKEKGGRRDLQIKVSARPYHLLQGPKPDLVIGFNSGFGLKDTWLSSLPRLQSLRVPAFFTESSEYGCVMDDQTMAVATGGGTSPPQPNPFRSPFRLRAADNRMPWYCNAFIFHLVYKPPPGSWVRPAPGPAPPAPTPTTPPAPARRRRGGKKPGRGARRRR; encoded by the exons ATGGAGTTTGTGTCCGGATACCGGGACGAGTTCCTTGATTTCGCTGCCCTCCTCTTTGGCTGGTTCCGCAAGTTCGTGGCCGAGCGTGGGGCCGTGGGGACCGGCCTGGAGGGCTGCCGGCAGCAGCTGGAGGCTCAGATCAGGAGGCTGCCCCAGGACCGCGCCCTCTGGGTGCTCCACGTCTTGCCCAACCGTAGTGTGGGCGTCAGCCTGGGGCAAGGGGCAGAGGCAGGCCGTGCACCAGGCCTGGGGGCTGCCCGGCTCCTGGGAGACGAGCTCCCACTCCACCTGCGGGACCTAAGCCCCTATGTCAGCTTTGTCAGCCTGGAGGacggcgaggaggaggaggaagaggaagaagaagagaatggaGAGGAGGAGGGTGCAGGCACCGAGAGAGTAGGAACAGAGGAGGATGCGGAGCCAGCCCCTACCAGCAGGGAGTCCCCACAGGAAGCAAAACCCCCAGGGGAGGCCAAGCAGGAGGCAGGAGGTGGCGAGGTTGGCTGCCAGGAGGACAGGGCAGAGGACGAACCAGGGCCTgagaggaggaagggacagaggagGG AGGCGGCCCCCCTGCACCTTTCCTGCCTCCTACTGGTGACGGACGAACACGGCACCATCTTGGGCATTGACCTGCTGATGGATGGAGGGCAGGGGAGTGCAGGCAGGGGCTCAGGGACACAGAACCTGGCTCCTCGGGCCTATGCTCTCCTCTGCCACAGCATGGCCTGCCCCATGGGCTCTGGAGGCCCCCGAAAGCCCCGAAAGCTTACCGTGGGAGACGCCCAGCTGCATCG GGAGCTGGAGAATCTGGTCCCAAGGCTGAGAGTGAAGCTAGCCAAGACCCCGATGCGGACATGGGGTCCCCGGCCCGGCTTCACCTTTGCATCCCTTCGGGCTCGCACCTGCCACGTCTGTCACAGGCATAGCTTTGAAGTGAAGCTAACCCCCTG CCCCCAGTGTGACGCTGTCTTGTACTGTGGAGAGGCTTGTCTGCAGGCTGACTGGAAGCGACGCCCAGATGACGTGAGCCACCGATTTTGGTGCCCAAGGCTTGCGGCCTTCATGGAGCGGGCCGGAGAACTGGCAACTCTGCCTTTTACCTACACCGCAG AGGTGACCAGTGAAACCTTTAACAAGGAGGCCTTCCTGGCCTCACGAGGCCTCACTCGTGGCTACTGGACCCAGCTCAGCATGCTGATTCCAGGCCCTGGCACCCCAGGGCACCCAAGGGGCAGCACGCCATCCCTCAGCGTTCTTCTCAGTG GACCTCCCTACCAGCTTCTTCAGGGGGATGGGCCTGCTCTGATGCCTCCTGTGCCCCCAGATCCACCCAGGGCCCTCTTTG GCTCGTGGCAGGATTACTACACATGGCGGGGCCTCAGTTTGGACTCCCCCATGGCTGTGCTTCTCACCTACCCGCTGACTGTGTACTACGTCATCACCCATCTGGTGCCCCGGTCCT TCCCTGAGCTCAACATCCAGAACAAACAGTCACTGAAAATCCATGTGGTGGAGGCTGGGAAGGAGTTTGACCTCATCATGGTGTTTTGG GAGCTCTTGGTCTTGCTCCCCCACGTGGCCCTGGAGCTGCAGTTTGTGGGTGACAGCCTGCCCCCTGAGAGTGACCAGCAGCATTTTACCCTGCAGAGG GATGACCTCGAAGTATCTGTCCGTCCTGGTTCCGGGGTATCAGCACGGCTCAGCTCTGGGACTAAGGAGAAGGGGGGCCGCAGGGACCTgcagatcaaggtgtctgcacggcCCTACCACCTGCTCCAGGGGCCCAAGCCTGACTTGGTTATCG GATTTAACTCTGGCTTTGGTCTAAAGGACACTTGGCTGAGCTCGCTGCCCCGGTTACAG TCCCTCCGGGTGCCGGCCTTCTTCACCGAGAGCAGCGAGTACGGCTGTGTGATGGACGACCAGACCATGGCGGTGGCCACGGGAGGGGGCACCAGCCCTCCACAGCCCAACCCTTTCCGCTCCCCCTTTCGCCTCAGAGCGGCGGACAACCGTATGCCCTG GTACTGCAACGCCTTCATCTTCCACCTGGTCTACAAGCCTCCGCCAGGGAGCTGGGTCCGCCCCGCGCCAGggcccgcgccccccgccccaaCTCCTACCACTCCTCCCGCCCCCGCCCGTAGGCGCCGAGGAGGAAAGAAACCTGGGAGGGGGGCCCGCCGGCGGAGGTGA